Proteins from one Gossypium raimondii isolate GPD5lz chromosome 8, ASM2569854v1, whole genome shotgun sequence genomic window:
- the LOC128043032 gene encoding uncharacterized protein LOC128043032 has protein sequence MAEYWMEAIERIMDDLDFTPEQKLKATVSLLRDEVYKWWLTQKSFEKLKTVLTEAPVLVQPEPGKEFTVYSDASHYHPDQSNEVADALSHRVMTDLRAMFTRLSLFDDGSLLAELQAKNGGTTDFGINSDWVLCFYGRICVPNDEDLRQLILREAHDSPYTMHPSGNKMYRDLWELYWWPGLKREVTDFVARYLTCQQAKIEHQLPSSLLQPVKIPL, from the exons ATGGCCGAGTACTGGATGGAGGCCATAGAAAGAATCATGGACGATTTGGACTTTACCCCTGAACAGAAATTGAAAGCGACTGTTTCCTTGCTTCGCGATGAAGTGTACAAATGGTGGCTGACC CAaaagagctttgagaagcttaagactgTACTAACTGAGGCTCCTGTTTTGGTACAGCCTGAACCTGGAAAGGAGTTCAcagtttatagtgatgcatcacat taCCATCCCGACCAGTCTAATGAGGTGGCCGATGCGTTGAGTCATAGAGTTATGACCGATCTGAGAGCGATGTTCACTCGACTTAGCCTATTCGACGATGGAAGTCTGCTGGCAGAACTTCAG GCTAAGAATGGTGGAACTACTGATTTTGGGATAAACAGTGATTGGGTACTTTGTTTCTACGGTCGGATTTGTGTACCGAATGATGAGGATTTAAGGCAGTTGATTCTGAGAGAGGCGCATGATAGTCCTTATACTATGCATCCTAGCGGGAACAAGATGTACCGAGATCTTTGGGaattgtactggtggccagggtTGAAGCGTGAGGTTACCGACTTCGTTGCTCGCTATTTGACTTGTCAGCAGGCTAAGATTGAGCATCAATTACCTTCGAGTTTGCTACAGCCGGTTAAGATACCGTTATGA